The genomic DNA GACAGAGCGGATGGTCCCGATCGATGAGCGACAGGTAGTACGGACTGATGCCCACACGGAACAGGGAGGAGGTCTCCTGCACGCCGGCGCGCTCGTCGGGCGTGAGGGGGATGTACTTCTCCAACTGGGCGAGGTTGCGCACGGCATGGCGCTGCTGCCAGCGCCAGTCGGTCCATTCCGCGTCGGTGGCCGAGGGAAAAAGGGCCTCACGGCCGGCCTGGGATGCCGGTCGCGAGGAGAAGCCCTTGGAGGGCGGTACGTCAGAAGGCATCACGCCGCCTGGGCCTGATCACGCCACCACTGCTGGCCCGACTCGGGCAGCGTGTAGATGGGGTCGAAGTACTCGTACTTGCGGGTGAGCGCGTCGGCGTCATCGCCTTCGATGCCGGTGCGGTAGTTCTTCGTCCAGTAGGAGATGCCGCGCTCGCGATCGTACTCAGCCACCTGATGGACCCAGCGCTTGCCCACGAACGGCACGTCACACACGATGCGCGGGGTGGCGAAGCCGGGCATGTAGCCCATGATGTCGTGCTGGAGCTGCTGGGCCTCGGCCACGCTCATGCGCCAGTGTTCCGAGTTGGGGATCATGTCGCACATGTAGAAGTAGTACGGCAGGATCTTCGCGTGATCGAGCAGGGTGAAGCACAGCTCGAGCAGGTCCTTGGACGTGCCGTTGATGCCGCGCAGGAGCACGCCCTGGTTGCGCACGTCGCGGAAGCCCATGTCGAGCAGCTTGCGTACGGCCTTGGCGACAAGGGGCGTGAGCTGGCGAGCGTTGTTGACGTGGGTATGGAGCGCCAGATCCACGCCCCGCTCGTTGGCCTTCTTGGCGAGCCGCTCCAGCCCTTGCAGGACGGAGTCCTGGAGGAAGTGCTGGGGAATGGCCATGAGGCCCTTGCTGGCCAGGCGGATGTCCCGGATGTTGGGGATGTCGAGCAGGGCGCTGATGAAGGGTTCGAGCGCCTGGATGGGAAGGTTGGCGATGTCGCCGCCGCTGACGACCACGTCCCGCACCGTGGGGGTACGGCGCAGGTAGTCGAGCATCTGCTCGTAGCGCTCTTTCTGACCCAGGTGGAAGCGGTGCTTCTGGACTTGGGGCACGTCATTGCCCACGAGGTCCATGCGGGTGCAGTGGCCGCAATACTGGGGACAGGTGGGGAGCATCTCCGCCAGCACCTTGGTGGGGTAGCGGTGGGTGAGGCCCTCGACGGCCCACATATCGGCCTCGTGGAGGCTGTCGCGGCTGGCCTTGGGGTGATTGGGCCACTCGGTGTGCCGGTCGTCGAAGGCGGGCAGCATGTAGCGGCGGACGGGGTCGTTCCACAGGTCCGTCTCATCCATCGTGTTGATCATCTGGGGCGGCACGAGGATGGACATGGTCGCCCGCTCGCGCTGATCGCGCTCGAGGCTGGCGAGGAGGTCCGTGGGGAGAAGGGAGCCGAAGACGGCTTGGAGCTCCTTGAAGTTCTTGACGGTGTGCTTGCGCTGCCAGACGGAACTTTCCCACTCGGCCTGGGTCACGTCCTTGTAGCCCGGGAAACGCCTCCAGTCGGGCTCCACGAACTCACGGCGCAGGGGGTAGGTGAATGGCTGTTGCGCGGGGCCGGCGGAGGCCGGTTTCCCACGAAGGGGCGTCGTCGTCATGGCGGTTTACCTTACCGGAACCAGGGGTCGGGAACGCTACTTCCGGTGGGACACCCTCTTTACCTAACGGCGTGAAGAGGGCAATCCATGCGGCATTATTCGATCTGCACGTTGATGAGCTTCTCGAGTTCCCCTTCGGTGATCTTCACCGTCTGGGGCTTGCTCTGCTTGCCATCCAGTTTGAAGACGACCGTGTGGGTGCCAGCTGGGAGTTCAAGTGCGTTACCGAGCGCCGCGGGGGTCTTCCGGCCCGAGAACTTACCGTCCACCCAGATTTCGGCTCCATTGGGGCGGGAGCTGCAGGCGAGCTTGCCCTTGGCCACCACCTTGGCGACCACTCGAGCCGGAGGAGGCTTCGGAGCGACGGGACGCTCGATGACCGGAGCGGGCGGAGGTGCTTCCTTCTCGAGTTCGAAGGAGACCTTCACCTGCTCCTCGCCATCGGAGCGGAACTTGCCGGAGAAGCTCTTGTAGCCGGCCCGGGTGGCCTTGAACTCGTAGGTCTTGCCGATGGTGAGGT from Melittangium boletus DSM 14713 includes the following:
- a CDS encoding KamA family radical SAM protein, with translation MTTTPLRGKPASAGPAQQPFTYPLRREFVEPDWRRFPGYKDVTQAEWESSVWQRKHTVKNFKELQAVFGSLLPTDLLASLERDQRERATMSILVPPQMINTMDETDLWNDPVRRYMLPAFDDRHTEWPNHPKASRDSLHEADMWAVEGLTHRYPTKVLAEMLPTCPQYCGHCTRMDLVGNDVPQVQKHRFHLGQKERYEQMLDYLRRTPTVRDVVVSGGDIANLPIQALEPFISALLDIPNIRDIRLASKGLMAIPQHFLQDSVLQGLERLAKKANERGVDLALHTHVNNARQLTPLVAKAVRKLLDMGFRDVRNQGVLLRGINGTSKDLLELCFTLLDHAKILPYYFYMCDMIPNSEHWRMSVAEAQQLQHDIMGYMPGFATPRIVCDVPFVGKRWVHQVAEYDRERGISYWTKNYRTGIEGDDADALTRKYEYFDPIYTLPESGQQWWRDQAQAA